Proteins encoded by one window of Antechinus flavipes isolate AdamAnt ecotype Samford, QLD, Australia chromosome 4, AdamAnt_v2, whole genome shotgun sequence:
- the RGS2 gene encoding regulator of G-protein signaling 2 produces MQSVMFLTFQPNCGSMEKTASGYPMGEEKREKMKRTIIKDWKTRLSYFLQNSSTPGKPKVNKKGKQAFIKPSPEEAQLWSETFDELLANKYGLAAFRAFLKSEFCEENIEFWLACEDFKKTKSPQKLTSKARKIYTDFIEKEAPKEINIDFQTKIMIAQNIEEATTGCFTTAQKRVYSLMENNSYPRFLESEFYQDLCKNPQITRAPQAT; encoded by the exons ATGCAAAGTGTTATGTTCCTGACTTTCCAACCCAACTGCGGCTCCATGGAGAAAACTGCCAGCGGCTACCCAATGGgcgaggagaagagagaaaagatgaagcGGACCAT CATAAAAGACTGGAAGACCCGTTTAAGTTACTTCCTGCAAAACTCATCTACACCTGGGAAGCCAAAAGTCAACAAGAAAGgcaaacaagcttttattaa ACCTTCTCCTGAAGAAGCACAGCTGTGGTCAGAAACTTTTGATGAGCTCCTGGCCAATAAAt ATGGTCTTGCTGCATTCAGGGCTTTTTTGAAATCTGAGTTTTGTGAAGAAAACATAGAATTCTGGCTGGCCTGTGAAGACTTCAAAAAAACCAAGTCTCCACAGAAATTGACCTCAAAGGCCCGAAAAATTTATACTGACTTCATAGAAAAAGAGGCTCCAAAAGAG ATAAATATAGACTTTCAAACTAAAATCATGATTGCTCAGAATATCGAGGAGGCTACAACTGGTTGCTTCACTACAGCCCAGAAAAGAGTCTACAGTTTGATGGAAAATAATTCCTACCCCAGATTTTTGGAGTCTGAATTTTATCAGGACTTATGTAAAAATCCACAGATTACTAGAGCACCTCAGGCTACATGA